The genomic segment GGCGGCCTCGACTGGAGAAACGCCGAGGGGTTTCTCAGTGTACAACACTGCAGGGACACGGGTCGGGAAGGGAAAACAAAGTGAGGAcaacaatatatacatacatatatatatatatatatatatatatatatatatatatatatatatatatatatataatacagctgttaatttcttttttagtaatttaaaaacactttcaacTTCTCCAGAGTTTATGATTTGAATATATACGTTACTGTTTAGCATaagtaaacaaaaatgtatataagtATTTCATTCCGGGTCgtttttctcctctgactctACTCACGTGACCAGACGGACTTGGAGGAGGGGGCCTCTGCGTGTTCGGACGCAGCGCGGCTGATGAAGGTGTGGTTGATGGTGCTGACGGAGATGCCGTACTCCTCCACCTCGGCCCTCAGGCAGTCGAAGAAGGCCTGGACCGCATGTTTGGAGGCTGCATCTGAAAAAGGTATAGCGCACCTGAATGTCCCAGCTCCTCACGGGTCACAGGGTTCATATCGGGATTATCTATCTCTGATCAGACTCAGTTTTTATCTGTGTTGTATCTCTGGGTCTTTGTATTCCACTCTGTGTGTTACGTTAGTAAAGAGAATGTAAAATGTTCCGCATGTCTCTTTGAACTCACATGTCGAGCGAAAGGGCACGGCCAGTTTCCCTTGGATGCTGTTGACGAGGAGCAGGTGACCGGTTCTTCTCGAGATCATGGACGGCAGCACACCTGAGAGCGTTGACACAAATGAAACGTGCTAAACCTTCTCTAAATCTAAATCCATCCCCAAATCTTTTGGGCTTTATTTTTGCGCAACAGGAGGAGGTTTCCATCGTCTACCTTTAGCCAGTGTGACCGGTCCAAAGTAGTTGTTGTCCATCAGTAACTTGTCCATCTCCAGCGACAGACTCTGGGCCGGTGCTTTGACCTTCATGCTGCTGTTGAGGATGAGAACATCCAGGCAACCGTAGCAGTCCAGGATCTCTTCGATCACCTCGGGCATACTGTCCATATCCCCAAAATCCACTAGCACCAGTTTGGGGGGAAACGTCTGAGGAGGGGTTGAGGTAACAGTGATGGGAAGGAGGTCTGTGAAGTAAGTGTGGCGTCGGCAGGAATACTCACCACAGTGGGATCTGAGGCGTTCGCCAAATCATCAGCAAGCTCTTCAAGCTTCTCCCAGCTTTTCCCACAGAGGATCAACCTCGCTCCTCCTTTGTGGAACACACCTGAGCATTCTACATCCAAAACACGAGTCACAGACTGTGAAATATCTTTACGTTCAAAGGTTTCGCCttgtcaaaaaacaaagtgtgtgtttgttttacctttTCCGAGCGCAGACAAGGCGTCAGTTATAACCACCACCTTATTGCGCACCGACGTTTTGGTCAACAGACCAACGATCAGACCGTAGACGTAGAATAATCCAGCTGTCAGTAAAACTACACAGGGCACGAGCATAACGGTGGTCGTCCATGCTGGGTCCATCTCTTGGAGGATATGCTGGTGGGGAAAGAAATTGTATTGTATCAATTTTTTATTCAAGTTTAATTCaagtaaaaatgcaaaacatgaaaaaaggcACATCATTGTTAATGTGAGCACAAAATATTAAGGgaaaaagtcaatattttgCTTTCCAATACCACTCTCCTACCTGTCTACGAAGGTACAGACACCATGcccggttagcttagcttagcataaagaaaGGAAACGGCTAGCCTGACCACTACCAGCAATGCTAAAACTCACAAGTTAACAGGTTATGTGTTGTTCAAACGAACATGCTAATACATGCTAATAAATTAGCTTAAGAGATGCTGGTAGGTTGACTTTGATAAACCGTTTGGACAGAGGCAGGCTAGCCTTCCCCCTGTTTCCACtatttgtgctaagctaggctaagctaagctaaccagaaGCTTGCGGTGACTGCATGTTTATCACATAAACATGACATATACAAACCCCCCCATGTAGACGTTAGCGTCATGGATAGCTAACATGTTTGCGTTATGTTATATATGTTGTATATGTCAACATACGTTTTATAGATGGAAAATGCTTTTCCTGTGGCGATGAAGATGAGACGGGATGGGATGTCAAGAGCGTTTCGGGATCTAATGAAGGTGATTTGGGAAGATAAAAGGAGCGTTTCATACCCAGAGGCTCTCCGGCTCTGTAACATTGGAATCCATCTCACCCTTCACAACCATAATCTAAATCTATATTTACTCTCACAactctgaaacaaaaacagagaaaatggtGAAGAATATAATACCACGTTTTTAAAGATTCTTATGTGGGATTCGTGCCGTCTGGATATACACACAGGGTTTGGACATAATAATAAACAGAGAGTGGAAAGTCATATGTTCAAATCATGAAATTCATACCAAGATTTAACTGGACTTATCAGGATGATGTTCCCCTTCCTCTTGTTCCCTGTCAGGCTGGTTTGggttcatttttcaaatttatcATGTTATAACAAACTTGGATGACAGACTTCATGCAAACATCCTGCGCATGAAAGCAGCAGGTTATTATAATCATTAAAATTTCAAGTTGGAACGGAACTGCAATTTAAAGTTTCAAAACTTCTTTTAACTTCCGAATTTAAAGCCCCAGcttgtaatttttgtaattttctggcggcgtctggtggtaaagttgcaaactgcgaccaactgagcgaccaccaggggacactttatggtggcgcactgtTGATTCCATCTCCGGTGTCctgcagcgtctgaaaattcaacgtgaacgcgacgtattctggagcatttagttcaacaaccgtattcaacacgacgtagaaacatggagactcacacggaggtcgggtccccctcatggaactatatttaactcattcacagttgattatacatttatgatcacacagttatggacaatatgttcaatttctgtgaataaagttcttctaaatattacacactgtagctttaacttttGGAGTTtataaaattgaaaatatgatCATACCTCATAAATGTGTTACGGCTGGTTGAGTAGTcgataaagtatctatctatctatctatctagacacCAGAGGAttacaacaaatacacaaaacaacaacagaaatacacaaaatgacaaatcacTAATACAAAAAGATGCATGGATCTGTGGATCTTTTTACGGTTCACGAGCCACTTGTAATCTGTACCTGAACTCATCGTCCCCTCACATGAATCACTATCTGTTGAGGAGCCACAGTGGTTTTTGTCCTCAGATTATTGGGACCAACACTCGCTCCATCTGTTTGTGTCCAACGGGGAACGAGAAGATTAAACTTTTGGTTCAGGTTTTTACGGTGCCGAGCACCAGCTGTTTGTCCGAGTCGAGGCGTCTAAATATAAACTGCCCTGGAAATAGATACTGTACGTCTCACAAAAGGCTCGGTGTCGCGGAGCAGTTCGTCACATTATTTCACCACAAGGTCAAgatgaagaaacacaaagaggaaaatgaaaagttgcGGCTTTCtatcacaaaatgaacaaatgaaacaaaaccgCCACTCGTTTACAATCCTCCAACTTGTTGCACAGAGTCTGGCCACTGAactaacctctgacctctgcaccGCAAGGAATGGATGAGCAGCCAGGACTTACTGTACTGCTTCTGGGACCGGGGGTTCGATTCCTCTCttcaggagctggagctgctcaTTCACAGAGCTGCTCGGACATGACGGGCCGGCTCAGCTCTGCCGCAGCGACACTCGGGGATTTGAGGGGTCTTTTAATAGCGGCACAGCTGAGTCAGTTATTTTCCGCGCAGTGTTGTGAACATGTTCTGTTTTAGAGTCACAGGGCAGTCGGAGGGGTGCGGTGATCCTACTGGCTGCAGTTTTAGGTGAAAtagataataatgatgatgatgatgatggtgatgatgaagatacTCAGTTTTATTGtgcatttgtcatattttaagAGCAGAAACGAGTTTGACCAGGTTCACGCACTGGAAGAGAAGTGTTTATGGAGCAGGAGGAGTTGGATTGTGTGCGAGCAAAATACACAATTACTATTATAAGAAATCTAACCATAACATACGTTTTAATTATTTCTCCTGGCTGACAGGAACCTGTTCATTAATCGATCGACATAGAattgatttgaaattttttcaaggaaaatgctcaaatatttgcattaagtttttaaaaagtaatgctgacattcacacaaacatactgcATATTTACAGATTGTGTAAATTCTGTGTATTTTCAGCTGGACTCtgagtaaaaataaattaaaaagtttcAGTCTTGGAAAGACAGGAGgtatttcctgtgtgtgtgtgtgtgtgtgtgtgtattaatgacATAAAAATTTTTGTCATTCAAATTTTTTGTGTAGATGTAAATCGTAACCGGATGTGGTTGTCAtcacaataaaagcataaaatgtGTTGAAGCTACAGAGGCTGCTCTGAGACTGATGTTCTCGCCACATTTAGATGAATCGATGGTGAAAATAACTGGAGGGGATATGGAACTTGTACATactatacatatacatatatttttgatttacattgtatatatcatacatttaaaaaaatattttgtgtttatatttcatgtttatcTATATGCATTACTTCTTTATATactgctgttttctttcaatCCCCTCCAAGACAGTcttcatcttatctcatctcatcttatgtAATTTATAAttgaaaatactgtatttcacCTGTTAtgattgaatacattttgtacatttttaattgtgtgtgtaatttttgcttATAAcgtaatgaaaacatttctgaaatgtgttttatagaAAAGATTTTTCTCAAACTATAGAGAAATAAATCACGAAACGCCGGTGCGAAGTTTCTCTTATTGTGAAGGGTCGTGGCCGGATGTTGGTGTTCTCACCGTGTGCGCCTTGACCTCGAGACCGGATCTCCGCTCTCGGTGGGTTCTCGCGGTACCGACGCTCTCCTGCTCTGACAGCGGCTCCTCTCGGTTCCTccggttctcctcctcctcacaccgAACCGGACCGGTGTCACACACGAGAGTCTTGTCCGAGACGGAACCGGCGTCATGTCGGATTTCGAGGAATTTGAGAAACAGCTGAGCGAGAATCGACAAGGTGAGTGTTCACGGTGCGCGTCGGTCCCGGTTGGCGAAAGCGACGCGTGTGCGTGACGTCCGATGAGCCTCTCGTTATTGTTTATGAATGAACAAACGCGTCTGACGCAGACTGTATTATTGGTAAATCTATGGACTCAGCTGGTTCGACTTCTGTCGTGTCACCATCGGTTCACCGTCTCACCTTCGGTCGCATTCggcacattttctttctttttacacacaATTGCGGACGGAGTCTGGCAACCGGCGGATTCCCGGCGCGTTCTGCCGCCTAGAGACGGCGCGGTGCGAAACTCCATTCGAATTTCTCGCCTTTTTCCAATGTCGTCCTGCCCGGCGAGGAACTTTCGCGGGCTGGAAATGACCTGATGACATTTTCTGAATCAGTACGATCCACTCTTCGATTCGGCTTCCTTTTATTAAAGGTTCACGTCGATTGTAATGTGAGGATATACATCTTTTATATTGTATtctctgctcagtgtgtttgtgactgaGTCACACTGGAGTCAATCAAAGTTCTGATGgggatgatgctgatgatggacATCATTAGTTCTGAATTAttcattgttgtcattgttgttgtttttattatcagaGGGAATAGCACAAATCAGCATCGAGAAAATTGCACATTGATTACAATATAtaagtgtatttatattttctatattttgtacatgttgcttgtttttttaaatatatttgttgtccactttgctgctgtgacatccgaatgtccccgttgtgggataaataaagtaattttGTATATTATCTTATACTGTTAATGTTCATACAAGCTATTAAAAGATCCTTAAAAAATTATTGTAAATATCACTTTGCTGCTTTCTCTCTGTGATCAAGCAGAGCGAGAACGAGAGAGACACAAGAAGAGGAGTCACAGTGGATCCGCAGGCCGAGGTGACAAACACCGCAGCCGGAGCAAAGAGCACGGCAGCCGCAGCCGCGAGAAGCGAAGCCGCAGCCGGGACCGGAAGAGCCGGGACCGCCGGAGCTCCTCCCGGGACCACAAGAAGCACAGGTCAGAcccagcagcagagcagctcttcCTCCTGTGACATCATGTCAAAGACATTCTGTTCAGAAACATTCTGGACGCTggaaataattcatgttttgatcctttttttttttttaagtggccAAATGCTGAAGTCGATTATTGCTTTGTCTTCTTTCTGTGTCCAGTCACTCTCCGAGGCGAACGAGGAAGAAAAGGACCTGCAAATACTGGGACGTGCCTCCTCCCGGCTTTGAACACATCACACCATTGCAATATAAAGCTATGCAAGGTTCGCCGCAATTTGCTCTTTGCTTATTCGCTACGACGTATTCGCTACGACATATTCAATACAACGTATTCCCTAGGACATATTGACTAGGACGTATTCCCTACGACGTATTCCTTACGACGTATTCCTTACGACGTATTCCCTACGACGTATTCCCTACAGCGTATTCTCTACGACGTATTCCCTACGACGTATTCCCTACGACGTATTCCCTACGACGTATTCCTTACGACGTATTCCCTACGACGTATTCCTTACGACGTATTCCCTACGACGTATTCCTTACGACGTATTCCTTACGATGTATTCCCTACGACGTATTCCCTACGACGTATTCCCTACAGCGTATTCCCTACGACGTATTCCCTACGACGTATTCCCTACAGCGTATTCCCTACGACGTATTCCCTACGACGTATTCCCTACGACGTATTCCCTACGACGTATTCCTTACGACGTATTCCTTACGACGTATTCCCTACGACATTCGACTTCAGGTTCCTGTCATCAGATTTCACTCTCTCACTATTTGCTAAACTTCTACAGAAATGTCAGGTTTTCACATGAATGCTCACTCCATATGAATCTTGTGGGAATGGGTCATTGCAACCGACTGTTACACACAAGCTAAGAGTTCTGCTCTGTCTCTCGTGTGTCTGCCAGCGGCCGGTCAGATACCAACGATAGCTCTGCTGGTGACGTCCACCACCACTGGAGTGACCGCGGCGCCGACACAAGTGCCCATAGTGGGCAGTCAGATGACGAGACAAGCCAGACGCCTCTACGTCGGAAATATTCCCTTCGGAGTAACTGAGGTGACGTCTCCAGTTCCTGCTCTTCTTCCGTTTGGTCCAATAACTGCGATTGTTCATCCCCAGCGTAGATATGACGTCACGTCGCAGCGTGTCCTGTcatgttgtctgtgtttcttctttttgctcagGAGTCCATGGCCGAGTTCTTTAACGCTCAGATGCGACTCGCAGGCCTCTCGCAAGCTCCGAGTAACCCCGTACTCGCCGTGCAGATCAATCAGGACAAAAATTTTGCTTTCCTAGAGGTACGTGTCCCAGTTCAGAacatttcagcttttatttctgtgaaaaaaataaataataatcatgtcaGATCAGCAGCAAACGACCATAACCACCATGGAGAACAGCTTCATCTTTAGATTCTTGCCTTTTTTACCAAAGAGCAATGGATGAACTACATAAAACAAGTGAACTATTGAGGTTAAACGCAAGTTTAATGTTTCACACAACACATATCGAAGCCAGGAGGTACGTAGAGCTTTCCAGGGGGTTAAATATCATCTACATAAATAAACTGATACTTTCACACGGTAGTTTTAAGTTTGCATCACGTTTCTGTGAGGAAACCCCTTTTGTTTCTAGTTCCGGTCTGTAGACGAGACGACGCAGGCCATGGCCTTCGATGGAATCATTTTCCAGGGTCAGTCGCTGAAGATCAGACGGCCTCACGACTATCGACCTTTACCCGGTATCTCAGAGCAGCCGGCTTTCCACGTCCCAGGTCGGTTccccgtgttttttttaattgtgttgggGGGATGGTGCCAAGTTCTATTGtgggataaaaagaaaacacattgacCGTCGCTCTTTTCCCTTTGGTGTAGGTGTTGTCTCCACTGTCGTTCCAGATTCGCCCCATAAACTGTTTATCGGCGGTCTGCCGAACTATCTGAATGACGACCAGGTATTGAACCGAAAACACACTGAACAGGttcatcatgtttttctttttttctctctcacttgctgagattattttttattttgtctcactgaaacatgcaaaaaaaatgtttttcatttctttatgacctaaatttttttttacaacaactaTGTTGTGGCAGGGAAGAAAATTAGTCTCCTTGcacagaaaaaattcaaaaaacatcaaaacataGCAATAACACACCAAATATCAttgagtcgccccctgctggtgattccagagaatacaggcttcaggcaccgccactttggcttcattttcttaagcagttaaaataattaatatctGCATCCCTGAGTAACTgtacaactttgttttttttgggttcAGCCTAGAAACATTGGGAttgttatttttagttttcttgcAATATATAATTGATTTAATAGCCTAAatcagtggttctcaaactaTGGCTCCCTCTAGTGGTACACAGATCCGTTTTAAAATAGAgcttttaaatgaatttaaaaacacaacataatcAAAATACTACTACGAATTCAAATATATTAACTATTGGataattgaaatgtgtttttaaataagtttttcattttactgtaatagTTGCTTGCAGCCAGTCTGATAAATCAGTCCATGTGGGCATATTGCGAATATATCGTTATTGATGAGTTAGCCGTCGGATCGCTAGCAAAAAAAATTAGCAGTTCTGACGTTTAGAAACCATGTCGCCTTACACGAcgtgtccaccagggggcactgACGAGTGCATTTTCCAACTGTAAAATATCTCACTCAGTTTACATCTTGGTCGCAATTATTCAGTAACGCAATTTTGGTTCAGTTTTACAGAGCACGTGTAGCCTGATGTGTATAACtcactgacttttcttttctctatttGAAATACTCTGCAGTCGCTGCCACTGCGTTGATACTCACAgctctttcattttttgttccCCCCACTTTGTCCCCAGCTAGGGGCCCGTAAGATCGTTAAGTCTGCGCTCATAATTTGTTCAGTAGTACTCATCTACAGCTGCCATGCCAACATGTAACACAAGGCAAGTAAGACATTCTGGTCCTCACACGGACACTCTCCGAGCCGGCAGGCTACTCTCTTTCTCCCATCATGCTCTTGGAGCGCGTTCAAGGACCCGCAGATGTAGatgaagttgttgttgctggtggTTTCTCTTAATGGGGTGGGGgcatatgtttatgttttaatgtaaagGTTTGTATGACACGTTGAGTCTGACTGTTCATGTGCAGTCACAAAGTCAGTCTTCAACGtgacattaaaggggcagtaagcgattttgatCCAATACATGGTTTGTAAAattctgcgaatatttcctcgccGTCGGCAAACAATGGAATCGGATTAAAATCGATGCAGATATATTCCAGGTGACCTCAGTAATTTTCTCAATTCCAAATCTACAAGATGTAAAGAACTATTTGATCACGTACAATTTGTTTCTGTTAATCTTGGTTGTAGACACAGAACCGTTGACATTCCCAGTCCGCCCCCCTGTGATCTGGTCACGAGCATCAAATGGACATTTAGAATTCACTACTGTAGAATGACATTTTAACGGTTCGCTGCCAGTCGTCCGTCTCACGCGTCGCCGTCGTGGCTCTTTTGTGCAGGTGAAGGAGCTCCTGACGTCGTTCGGGCCGCTCAAAGCGTTCAACCTGGTGAAGGACAGCGCCACGTCGCTGTCGAAAGGTTACGCCTTTTGCGAATACGTCGACATCAGCGCCACGGATCAGGTAACGGCGGCGGCTTCTCGCGAGCTCGTCAGCGGCGTGTTGTTGTTCCATCGGCTGCTCAGCGGCCCCTTGTGTTGCTCTCTCCACCAGGCGGTCGCGGGGCTCAACGGGATGCAGCTGGGAGACAAGAAGCTGATCGTCCAGCGGGCGAGCGTGGGAGCGAAAAACGCCACGACTGTGAGTGGGACGACTTTCAAACTTACCTCTTCAAAGGGTCACAGGGGGAAAAGCAGCGGTTGTTTTGGAAACTGTCAAACATGGCCGCCGCCCGTACCGCGCGGCCACTgtgaggccgacaacacggtTAGAACAAGGTCGTTTGATTGGTTCAACGCTGgcgtattgtcacgtctcccggaattctaaagatggcggacatGTAATTTCTTggattttaaacttttaaagtatttaaaatgatGCGTTTAACATCAGTCGGTTCAcgacctatcaaaatgaagaataggTCACATCACAGAATCGTTGCTCCATCaggttcctctcttctttcgaTTTTTCTGCGACATTTCgatatctgccactgtcggaggaaacagaaataataatctACTGTTGCAGCCATAGCTCGCCACTGTGCTCAGCAAGGAAGCAGCCGATAGTTTTCGAGAAATTCATCATATGACAAGAAACCAAATCTtaactgactgtgtgtctgcgtcCGTGCGTCCGCAGACCTCCATCATCGAGACCCCGGTGACGCTGCAGGTGCCGGGGCTCCAGCGGCTGCAGAACTCGGGCCTGCCCACGGAGGTGCTGTGCCTCCTCAACATGGTGATGCCCGAGGAGCTGGTGGACGACGAGGACTACGAGGAGATCCTGGAGGACATCCGCGAGGAGTGCTGCAAGTACGGCAGCGTCCGCTCCATCGAGATCCCGCGGCCCGTCGACGGCGTCGAAGTGCCCGGCTGTGGAAAGGTGAGCCCTGAAGTTACTAAGAGGCTTGGAGAAGGTGTTTTTGGTCTCGCTGACGAACCTctgtacacacatgtacacacgcacgcacacatgctaAAAAACATGAGTACTAGTAGACTTTTGAGCAGATTATGAAAGAAACGCAAAAATTACCAGCATCTCATTTCCCGACATTCATCCCACACGTTCACATAACGGTAAAAAATAATTCCAAAGGTTCGGCCGTCCATGATATTCATCAGGAACATTACACAATTGAGGAAATGCAGAAATAGTCATTTATCTCTAACACAGATCTGGGGTCCTGCTCTGATCTTCcctgatctttttttaatttcagatatTCGTAGAGTACGTATCTGCCGCAGACTGTCAGAAAGCCATGCAGTCCCTCACCGGCCGCAAGTTCGCCAACCGAGTGGTGGTCACCAAATACTACGACCCGGACATGTATCACAGACACGAGTTTTAAAGCACAGACGAGGCCGACGGAGCgactcccctcctccctcctccctcctccttcctcttggGTTCAGTCGGTTCCTTTTGCTCCTCTGACATGTTGTGAATGTGTCCACATGAGACATT from the Scophthalmus maximus strain ysfricsl-2021 chromosome 17, ASM2237912v1, whole genome shotgun sequence genome contains:
- the LOC118289124 gene encoding splicing factor U2AF 65 kDa subunit-like isoform X5, which encodes MSDFEEFEKQLSENRQAERERERHKKRSHSGSAGRGDKHRSRSKEHGSRSREKRSRSRDRKSRDRRSSSRDHKKHSHSPRRTRKKRTCKYWDVPPPGFEHITPLQYKAMQAAGQIPTIALLVTSTTTGVTAAPTQVPIVGSQMTRQARRLYVGNIPFGVTEESMAEFFNAQMRLAGLSQAPSNPVLAVQINQDKNFAFLEFRSVDETTQAMAFDGIIFQGQSLKIRRPHDYRPLPGISEQPAFHVPGVVSTVVPDSPHKLFIGGLPNYLNDDQTSIIETPVTLQVPGLQRLQNSGLPTEVLCLLNMVMPEELVDDEDYEEILEDIREECCKYGSVRSIEIPRPVDGVEVPGCGKIFVEYVSAADCQKAMQSLTGRKFANRVVVTKYYDPDMYHRHEF
- the LOC118289157 gene encoding dehydrogenase/reductase SDR family member 7C-B isoform X1, with amino-acid sequence MVVKGEMDSNVTEPESLWHILQEMDPAWTTTVMLVPCVVLLTAGLFYVYGLIVGLLTKTSVRNKVVVITDALSALGKECSGVFHKGGARLILCGKSWEKLEELADDLANASDPTVTFPPKLVLVDFGDMDSMPEVIEEILDCYGCLDVLILNSSMKVKAPAQSLSLEMDKLLMDNNYFGPVTLAKGVLPSMISRRTGHLLLVNSIQGKLAVPFRSTYAASKHAVQAFFDCLRAEVEEYGISVSTINHTFISRAASEHAEAPSSKSVWSLLYTEKPLGVSPVEAAAELVKTLSNKKKEVLIAPSLPKMAVYARSFFPNVFFAVMAAGVKSADASENM
- the LOC118289124 gene encoding splicing factor U2AF 65 kDa subunit-like isoform X1 — translated: MSDFEEFEKQLSENRQAERERERHKKRSHSGSAGRGDKHRSRSKEHGSRSREKRSRSRDRKSRDRRSSSRDHKKHSHSPRRTRKKRTCKYWDVPPPGFEHITPLQYKAMQAAGQIPTIALLVTSTTTGVTAAPTQVPIVGSQMTRQARRLYVGNIPFGVTEESMAEFFNAQMRLAGLSQAPSNPVLAVQINQDKNFAFLEFRSVDETTQAMAFDGIIFQGQSLKIRRPHDYRPLPGISEQPAFHVPGVVSTVVPDSPHKLFIGGLPNYLNDDQVKELLTSFGPLKAFNLVKDSATSLSKGYAFCEYVDISATDQVTAAASRELVSGVLLFHRLLSGPLCCSLHQAVAGLNGMQLGDKKLIVQRASVGAKNATTTSIIETPVTLQVPGLQRLQNSGLPTEVLCLLNMVMPEELVDDEDYEEILEDIREECCKYGSVRSIEIPRPVDGVEVPGCGKIFVEYVSAADCQKAMQSLTGRKFANRVVVTKYYDPDMYHRHEF
- the LOC118289157 gene encoding dehydrogenase/reductase SDR family member 7C-B isoform X2, coding for MDPAWTTTVMLVPCVVLLTAGLFYVYGLIVGLLTKTSVRNKVVVITDALSALGKECSGVFHKGGARLILCGKSWEKLEELADDLANASDPTVTFPPKLVLVDFGDMDSMPEVIEEILDCYGCLDVLILNSSMKVKAPAQSLSLEMDKLLMDNNYFGPVTLAKGVLPSMISRRTGHLLLVNSIQGKLAVPFRSTYAASKHAVQAFFDCLRAEVEEYGISVSTINHTFISRAASEHAEAPSSKSVWSLLYTEKPLGVSPVEAAAELVKTLSNKKKEVLIAPSLPKMAVYARSFFPNVFFAVMAAGVKSADASENM
- the LOC118289124 gene encoding splicing factor U2AF 65 kDa subunit-like isoform X2, whose product is MSDFEEFEKQLSENRQERERERHKKRSHSGSAGRGDKHRSRSKEHGSRSREKRSRSRDRKSRDRRSSSRDHKKHSHSPRRTRKKRTCKYWDVPPPGFEHITPLQYKAMQAAGQIPTIALLVTSTTTGVTAAPTQVPIVGSQMTRQARRLYVGNIPFGVTEESMAEFFNAQMRLAGLSQAPSNPVLAVQINQDKNFAFLEFRSVDETTQAMAFDGIIFQGQSLKIRRPHDYRPLPGISEQPAFHVPGVVSTVVPDSPHKLFIGGLPNYLNDDQVKELLTSFGPLKAFNLVKDSATSLSKGYAFCEYVDISATDQVTAAASRELVSGVLLFHRLLSGPLCCSLHQAVAGLNGMQLGDKKLIVQRASVGAKNATTTSIIETPVTLQVPGLQRLQNSGLPTEVLCLLNMVMPEELVDDEDYEEILEDIREECCKYGSVRSIEIPRPVDGVEVPGCGKIFVEYVSAADCQKAMQSLTGRKFANRVVVTKYYDPDMYHRHEF
- the LOC118289124 gene encoding splicing factor U2AF 65 kDa subunit-like isoform X3, which codes for MSDFEEFEKQLSENRQAERERERHKKRSHSGSAGRGDKHRSRSKEHGSRSREKRSRSRDRKSRDRRSSSRDHKKHSHSPRRTRKKRTCKYWDVPPPGFEHITPLQYKAMQAAGQIPTIALLVTSTTTGVTAAPTQVPIVGSQMTRQARRLYVGNIPFGVTEESMAEFFNAQMRLAGLSQAPSNPVLAVQINQDKNFAFLEFRSVDETTQAMAFDGIIFQGQSLKIRRPHDYRPLPGISEQPAFHVPGVVSTVVPDSPHKLFIGGLPNYLNDDQVKELLTSFGPLKAFNLVKDSATSLSKGYAFCEYVDISATDQAVAGLNGMQLGDKKLIVQRASVGAKNATTTSIIETPVTLQVPGLQRLQNSGLPTEVLCLLNMVMPEELVDDEDYEEILEDIREECCKYGSVRSIEIPRPVDGVEVPGCGKIFVEYVSAADCQKAMQSLTGRKFANRVVVTKYYDPDMYHRHEF
- the LOC118289124 gene encoding splicing factor U2AF 65 kDa subunit-like isoform X4, with amino-acid sequence MSDFEEFEKQLSENRQERERERHKKRSHSGSAGRGDKHRSRSKEHGSRSREKRSRSRDRKSRDRRSSSRDHKKHSHSPRRTRKKRTCKYWDVPPPGFEHITPLQYKAMQAAGQIPTIALLVTSTTTGVTAAPTQVPIVGSQMTRQARRLYVGNIPFGVTEESMAEFFNAQMRLAGLSQAPSNPVLAVQINQDKNFAFLEFRSVDETTQAMAFDGIIFQGQSLKIRRPHDYRPLPGISEQPAFHVPGVVSTVVPDSPHKLFIGGLPNYLNDDQVKELLTSFGPLKAFNLVKDSATSLSKGYAFCEYVDISATDQAVAGLNGMQLGDKKLIVQRASVGAKNATTTSIIETPVTLQVPGLQRLQNSGLPTEVLCLLNMVMPEELVDDEDYEEILEDIREECCKYGSVRSIEIPRPVDGVEVPGCGKIFVEYVSAADCQKAMQSLTGRKFANRVVVTKYYDPDMYHRHEF